The Solanum pennellii chromosome 11, SPENNV200 sequence AGCCGAAGCTCTGATAACCCCTTTCTTATACtaaaattactacaaatttTAATCTTCTGTCACTTCAAAAGATAACCTCGTTTCTACTCTATGTCTTCTACATGATATTCTGATAACAAGACAAAGACTTCACTCTTGTCAAACCTTGGTGGACCTTTTAGTCTTTTACCTGGTACCAATGCTGGGGGAGGTAGCATGTACCTCATAGAATTAGTGTCACGTGCACGTAAGTTGGCACGGACATTATTcttgtgaaaaaagaaaaagaaagatttttctCTGCAGTGTGAGAATTTAAAGTCACTAGGTAGGACATAATCCTGTCGTGGAGTCTCATACAGGGAAAGTGGCTTAGGTAGATCTAAGAGCAGTTAACAATATTGAGAAATGAAGACACAAGCAAGCACACTGCTAcactatgttgctcggactcttcaaaaatgttgacGAGCGTGTGTAGAATCTTTCAAAAGTAGAGCAGTTTTTAAGGATCCGACATGGGTGCGGCAACATTTTGAAGAGTCCGAACAAGTGTATTTCTACATGTAGTTAACAGATATAAGGTCGAAAAGATCCAGACACAAATGTAAAGAAAACTCACCAAAACTCTGCCATTTCACTTGAAGGTATCTGTTTTGACAATGATTCATAGAATAACCTCAACGGTTCTCGCTGTTGAAGAGAATACACAATATTAAAATCACGGACCAGTCCGGATTtccattaaaataaatcattaaacAGACCATGAAGTTTATAAGGAGTATATCACCTCTTCAGGAACATCAAACTTCTGACCAGCCAAGGAATACACTTTCTTCACTCTAGTTTTGGTTTGCGTTTTTGTGACGGTCTTGGATGAAGTTGAGGTTGTTTTTCCTTTCACCTTTACTTGGACAATAAGGATTCAAAGAACTAATTCAGGTCATAACCGTCAAATCAATATTTGAAGCACAAGAAAAAAGCAATCATATTTTGTAGACGTTACCGCAAACTTTCAAGTATATCAAAATTTGAACTCAAAAAAGATGATCTTTTGCAAATGTTTCCTCAATCTTTTACCAACAGACAAGTTATTTAACTAATATTACAAACGAAATCGATCTCGAATTGAACAGACTTTATACAAAACATCCATATTACAGATCAACACTAGTTTAAGATTGAGACATAATTGATTGACTGTAAAAACCCAATGATCTTCTTGCACACGGGCACCTCAATTATTCAAGAATATCGAAATCTGAGCACAAAAAGATGATCTTTTACCTCAAAAGTTTCAAGAACATCAAAATATGAAGCataaaaaatttgatctttttgcAGATGTAACCTCAATCTTTTCACTCAATAAgcaaattatttatcaatatcAGAGATGAGTTTATCAAAAGCAAGTATCTTTTGCAGATGGGCACCTGAATTTTTCAAGAACAACAAATTTGAGGCATATAAAGATGATCGTTTCACCTCAAAtcttcaagaatatcaaaatatgaAGCATAAAAACATGATCTTTTTCGCAGATGTAACCTCAAGCTTTCACCAATAGACAAATAATTTACCAATATTAGAACTAAATGGATCTCAATTAGAGTAGAACTTACGGCACCTCAATTTTTCAAGAATATCAAATTTGAGCACAAAAAGATCATCTAATAGCTCAATATTTCAAGAATATTAAAACATGAAGCATAAAAAGATTGATCTTTTTAGCAGATATTACCTCAATCTTATATCCAAGCAGACAAATTATTTACCAATACTAGAACTAAATGGATCTCCATTACAACAGAATTTGTCAAAAAACAAGAATTATTTGCATAGGGGCACCTCAATTTTTCAAGAACATCAACATATGAAGcataaaaatccaatctttttgCACATGTAACCTCAATCTTTTCCCAATACTAGAACTAAATGGATCTCCATTACAACAGAATTTATCAAAAAACAAGAATTATTTGCATAGGGTCACCTCAATTTTTCAAGAACATCAAATATGAAGCATAAAAATCAATCTTTTTGCAGATACAACCTCAAACTTTTCCCAATACTTTAACTAAATGGATCTCAATTAcaacaaaatcatcaaaaaaacaAGAATTATTTGCATAGGGGCACCTCAATTTCTCAAGAACATGAACATATAAAGcataaaaatccaatctttataCAGATAGAAACTCAATCTTTTCCCAATACTTTAACTAAATGGATCTCAATTAcaacaaaatcatcaaaaaaacaAGAATTACTTGCATAGGGGCACCTCAATTTTTCAAGAACATCAACATATGAAGcataaaaatccaatcttttcCCAATACTTTAACTAAATGGATCTCAATCAGaacaaaatttatcaaaaaggCAAGAATCTTTAACCAATGGGCACCTAAATTTTTCAAGAACATCAAAATATAAAGcataaaaatccaatctttacACAGATGGAACTCAATTAAACCAAAAACAAGAATCTTTACCTCAGTTTTAGTTACATTTATGGCAGATTTACCCTTTGAATCTGCAGATGGCTTAGCTGAGATCTGAATAACCTTTTTCTTTATAACAGATGAATCAATTTTGGGTTTTGAAGATGACCCAACCTGATTATTACTGTTAGCTTTCACCTTAACTACACTAGATTTAGTCTCTGTAGCCATATCTTAGAGCAAcaaaattttcttgttttttttttttcctcctcAATGGTTCATTGGTATCATCTAATCTACCACTATCCTTTTGTCACTGTAAAAAAGAAATGTGTGTAAAATTGCTAAAAATAGATTTAACAGTGAGATAAACTGTTACAACATATATTTCATGAAGGATTTTTTTAACAACTTTTAGGCATGTGAAGTGGTGGAATAAAGAGTAGAAaggtaataataaaataattccattttttattttcggttttGCGTATACCTGTATTGGAGTCTGATAATTAATGTGAAGTCACGCTTCGCATGGTTTATTTTCTGGGGCGATACTCAcgagataattttttttgagggCTCGAATGTTCTTGATTAAgaatgtgaaaatttttaaccACTTCATCATAACTTATATCGATAATAGTTAATATTTGAACAATAAACACACACGACTTACGTGACATTCTGcatggtgtcctacgtgtattatgtCATATATGATTCacgtgtctacttgttcaactttatacaagtttaagtatccgtttgtgcacacccaaagttgaaggacataaatgtgaAACGAGACcaagttaaaatacatatttatgcattattatGTCTATGAAATTATATGAGATGATAatgaagttttgtttggacatgcaatttaaatttcaagttatattttttgctcgttaacataaaaaaaaaaacacataagtTGTTAAAGCTATGACAATAGTCTTGATTGTTAATATAATCttaccaaataagcaaaatttaTAACAAATCATGCTACACAAAGTTATTCTAAAATTCATCAAACTTTAgttcaataataaattaaaaatgaacatGAGTTTCAATGTGCAATTGTTAAACATAAATCATTTACTGATCAATATTGTTTGTAACTATATCAACATGTTTATATTACATGAATATTTCATCATTCCATTGATATTCttgcaaataaaaa is a genomic window containing:
- the LOC107003133 gene encoding uncharacterized protein LOC107003133: MATETKSSVVKVKANSNNQVGSSSKPKIDSSVIKKKVIQISAKPSADSKGKSAINVTKTEVKGKTTSTSSKTVTKTQTKTRVKKVYSLAGQKFDVPEEREPLRLFYESLSKQIPSSEMAEFWLMEHGLLSPERSKKAFEKKQRKQKQIRMGTPIKSPPPRPFISKAESSKKPQQASKNGDIKAKKRLKSDSSDDDDDEFILSPKRRKG